The Cygnus atratus isolate AKBS03 ecotype Queensland, Australia chromosome 19, CAtr_DNAZoo_HiC_assembly, whole genome shotgun sequence genome includes a window with the following:
- the SARDH gene encoding sarcosine dehydrogenase, mitochondrial isoform X2 has protein sequence MSYISCALRAAAPRRLPAPWRSPRPFSSAAGPPAEKNVPYQKTLKEEGARSTGPSRPPPPSAEVVVVGGGSLGCQTTYHLAKLGVTSVVLLERDRLTSGTTWHTAGLLWQLRPSDVEVELLAHTRDVVSRELPAETGLHTGWVQNGGLFIASNKQRLDEYKRLMSLGKVYGVESYVLSPAQTKELYPLMNVADLYGTLYVPKDGTMDPAGTCSTLARAAAARGATIIENCPVTGIQVRADDFGVKRVHAVETAHGTIQTPCVVNCAGVWARALGQLAGVHVPLVAMHHAYVVTERIEGIQNMPNVRDHDASVYLRLQGDALSVGGYESNPIFWEEVSEKFAFGLFDLDWDVFTQHIEGAINRVPVLEKTGIKSTVCGPESFTADHKPLMGEAPEVRGFFLGCGFNSAGMMLGGGCGRELAHWIVHGRPEKDMRFHQSLTDNNRWIRERSHESYAKNYSVVFPHDEPLAGRNMRKDPLHEELLQQGCVFQERHGWERPGWFSPKGAAPVLDYDYYGAYSQERHRDYAYNQLLADEYTFDFPPHHDTIKNECLTCRNALALFDMSYFGKFYLVGPEATKAANWLFTADVSKAPGSTVYTCMLNKRGGVESDLTVSRISPGEPGSPLAPAFQGDGYYLAIGGAVAQHNWSHITAVLQDMKLQCQLIDCSEELGMMSLQGPLSRAVLQEVLDTDLSNEAFPFSTHKLVRAAGCTVRAMRLSFVGEMGWELHVPRADCVRVYRAVMQAGARHGIANAGYRAIDSLSIEKGYRHWHADLRPDDTPLEAGLAFTCKLKSGIPFLGREAVEAQKSSGIFRRLVCFTTDEKVPMFGLEAIWRDGQVVGHVRRADFGFAIDKTIAYGYIRDPAGGPVSLDFVKSGSYQLERMGVSYPARAHTKSPFDPENKRVKGIY, from the exons ATGTCCTACATCAGCTGCGCCTTGCgggcggccgccccccgccgcctgccAGCCCCCTGGAGAAGCCCCCGGCCCTTCAGCAGCGCCGCGGGACCCCCGGCGGAGAAGAACGTCCCCTACCAGAAGACGCTGAAGGAGGAAGGCGCCAGGAGCACGGGGCCCAGCCGGCCCCCACCGCCCTCGGCTGAGGTGGTGGTGGTCGgggggggcagcctgggctgccagACCACCTACCACCTGGCCAAGCTGGGGGTCACCAGCGTGGTCCTGCTGGAGAGGGACCGCCTGACGTCGGGCACCACCTGGCACACGGCCG GTTTGCTGTGGCAGCTTCGTCCCAGCGACGTGGAGGTGGAGCTGCTGGCGCACACGCGGGACGTGGTCAGCCGGGAGCTGCCGGCGGAGACGGGGCTGCACACGGGCTGGGTGCAGAACGGGGGGCTCTTCATCGCCTCCAACAAGCAGCGCCTCGACGAGTACAAGAGGCTCATGTCG CTGGGGAAGGTGTACGGCGTGGAGTCCTACGTCCTGTCCCCGGCACAGACCAAGGAGCTGTACCCACTGATGAACGTCGCCGACCTCTACGGCACGCTGTACGTCCCCAAGGATGGCACCATGGATCCTGCTGGCACCTGCTCCACTcttgccagagcagcagctgccagaggTGCTACG atcaTAGAGAACTGCCCCGTGACTGGCATCCAGGTCAGAGCCGACGATTTCGGGGTGAAGCGGGTGCACGCGGTGGAGACGGCCCACGGGACCATCCAGACCCCCTGCGTGGTCAACTGCGCAG GGGTGTGGGCACGTGCCCTGGGCCAGCTGGCAGGCGTCCATGTGCCACTGGTGGCGATGCATCATGCCTACGTGGTGACTGAGCGCATCGAGGGCATTCAG AACATGCCGAACGTGCGCGATCACGATGCCTCGGTGTACCTCCGTCTCCAAGGCGATGCCCTCTCCGTGGGCGGCTATGAGTCAAACCCCATCTTCTGGGAGGAG GTATCTGAGAAATTTGCTTTTGGCCTCTTTGACCTGGACTGGGATGTTTTCACGCAGCACATCGAGGGTGCCATCAACAGGGTGCCGGTGCTGGAGAAAACGGGCATTAAATCCACCGTCTGCGGGCCAG AGTCGTTCACGGCCGACCACAAGCCGCTCATGGGGGAAGCTCCAGAAGTCCGTGGCTTCTTCCTTGGCTGTGGCTTCAACAGTGCTG GGATGATGCTGGGAGGTGGCTGCGGGAGGGAGCTGGCTCACTGGATCGTCCACGGGCGGCCGGAGAAGGACAT GAGGTTTCACCAGTCCCTCACCGACAACAACCGCTGGATCCGGGAGCGGAGCCACGAATCCTACGCCAAGAACTACTCCGTCGTCTTCCCCCATGATGAGCCGCTGGCGGGGCGCAACATGAGGAAGGACCCCCTGCATGAG gagctgctgcagcagggctgtgttttCCAGGAGAGGCACGGCTGGGAGCGGCCGGGCTGGTTCAGCCCCAAGGGAGCAGCTCCG GTCCTGGATTACGATTATTACGGGGCCTACAGCCAGGAGCGCCACAGGGACTACGCCTACAACCAGCTGCTGGCAGACGAGTACACCTTTGACTTCCCCCCCCATCACGACACT ATCAAGAATGAATGCTTAACGTGCCGAAACGCCCTGGCTCTCTTCGACATGTCTTATTTCGGGAAGTTCTACCTGGTTGGCCCCGAAGCGACAAAAGCGGCCAACTGGCTGTTCACCGCCGACGTGAGCAAAGCGCCAG GCTCCACCGTGTACACCTGCATGCTGAACAAGCGCGGCGGCGTGGAGAGCGACCTGACGGTCAGCAGGATcagccccggggagccgggCTCCCCCCTGGCCCCCGCCTTCCAAG GGGACGGCTACTACCTGGCCATCGGCGGGGCAGTGGCGCAACACAACTGGTCGCACATCACGGCGGTGCTGCAGGACATGAAGCTCCAGTGCCAGCTCATTGACTGCTCGGAGGAGCTGGGCATGATGAGCCTGCAGGGCCCGCTCAG CCGTGCCGTCCTCCAAGAAGTGCTCGACACCGACCTCAGCAACGAGGCCTTCCCCTTCTCCACCCACAAACTCGTGAGGGCCGCGGGATGCACG GTCCGTGCCATGAGGCTGTCGTTCGTCGGCGAgatgggctgggagctgcacgTGCCCCGGGCGGACTGCGTCAGGGTGTACCGGGCGGTGATGCAGGCGGGCGCCCGGCACGGCATCGCCAACGCCGGCTACAGAGCCATCGACAGCCTCAGCATCGAGAAAG GGTACAGACACTGGCACGCAGACCTGCGCCCCGACGACACCCCGCTAGAAGCAGGCTTGGCCTTCACCTGCAAGCTCAAGTCCGGCATCCCCTTCCTGGGCCGGGAGGCTGTGGAAGCCCAAAAATCCTCAGGCATCTTCCGCCGCCTTGTGTGCTTCACCACTGACGA GAAGGTGCCGATGTTCGGCCTGGAGGCCATCTGGAGGGACGGCCAGGTGGTCGGCCACGTCCGTCGGGCAGACTTTGGGTTCGCCATCGACAAAACCATCGCCTACGGCTACATCCGCGACCCCGCGGGGGGACCC gTCTCGCTGGATTTTGTGAAGAGCGGCAGCTACCAGCTGGAGAGGATGGGGGTGAGCTACCCTGCCCGAGCACACACCAAGTCCCCGTTTGACCCGGAGAACAAGCGAGTGAAGGGCATTTACTGA
- the SARDH gene encoding sarcosine dehydrogenase, mitochondrial isoform X1, which translates to MSYISCALRAAAPRRLPAPWRSPRPFSSAAGPPAEKNVPYQKTLKEEGARSTGPSRPPPPSAEVVVVGGGSLGCQTTYHLAKLGVTSVVLLERDRLTSGTTWHTAGLLWQLRPSDVEVELLAHTRDVVSRELPAETGLHTGWVQNGGLFIASNKQRLDEYKRLMSLGKVYGVESYVLSPAQTKELYPLMNVADLYGTLYVPKDGTMDPAGTCSTLARAAAARGATIIENCPVTGIQVRADDFGVKRVHAVETAHGTIQTPCVVNCAGVWARALGQLAGVHVPLVAMHHAYVVTERIEGIQNMPNVRDHDASVYLRLQGDALSVGGYESNPIFWEEVSEKFAFGLFDLDWDVFTQHIEGAINRVPVLEKTGIKSTVCGPESFTADHKPLMGEAPEVRGFFLGCGFNSAGMMLGGGCGRELAHWIVHGRPEKDMYGYDIRRFHQSLTDNNRWIRERSHESYAKNYSVVFPHDEPLAGRNMRKDPLHEELLQQGCVFQERHGWERPGWFSPKGAAPVLDYDYYGAYSQERHRDYAYNQLLADEYTFDFPPHHDTIKNECLTCRNALALFDMSYFGKFYLVGPEATKAANWLFTADVSKAPGSTVYTCMLNKRGGVESDLTVSRISPGEPGSPLAPAFQGDGYYLAIGGAVAQHNWSHITAVLQDMKLQCQLIDCSEELGMMSLQGPLSRAVLQEVLDTDLSNEAFPFSTHKLVRAAGCTVRAMRLSFVGEMGWELHVPRADCVRVYRAVMQAGARHGIANAGYRAIDSLSIEKGYRHWHADLRPDDTPLEAGLAFTCKLKSGIPFLGREAVEAQKSSGIFRRLVCFTTDEKVPMFGLEAIWRDGQVVGHVRRADFGFAIDKTIAYGYIRDPAGGPVSLDFVKSGSYQLERMGVSYPARAHTKSPFDPENKRVKGIY; encoded by the exons ATGTCCTACATCAGCTGCGCCTTGCgggcggccgccccccgccgcctgccAGCCCCCTGGAGAAGCCCCCGGCCCTTCAGCAGCGCCGCGGGACCCCCGGCGGAGAAGAACGTCCCCTACCAGAAGACGCTGAAGGAGGAAGGCGCCAGGAGCACGGGGCCCAGCCGGCCCCCACCGCCCTCGGCTGAGGTGGTGGTGGTCGgggggggcagcctgggctgccagACCACCTACCACCTGGCCAAGCTGGGGGTCACCAGCGTGGTCCTGCTGGAGAGGGACCGCCTGACGTCGGGCACCACCTGGCACACGGCCG GTTTGCTGTGGCAGCTTCGTCCCAGCGACGTGGAGGTGGAGCTGCTGGCGCACACGCGGGACGTGGTCAGCCGGGAGCTGCCGGCGGAGACGGGGCTGCACACGGGCTGGGTGCAGAACGGGGGGCTCTTCATCGCCTCCAACAAGCAGCGCCTCGACGAGTACAAGAGGCTCATGTCG CTGGGGAAGGTGTACGGCGTGGAGTCCTACGTCCTGTCCCCGGCACAGACCAAGGAGCTGTACCCACTGATGAACGTCGCCGACCTCTACGGCACGCTGTACGTCCCCAAGGATGGCACCATGGATCCTGCTGGCACCTGCTCCACTcttgccagagcagcagctgccagaggTGCTACG atcaTAGAGAACTGCCCCGTGACTGGCATCCAGGTCAGAGCCGACGATTTCGGGGTGAAGCGGGTGCACGCGGTGGAGACGGCCCACGGGACCATCCAGACCCCCTGCGTGGTCAACTGCGCAG GGGTGTGGGCACGTGCCCTGGGCCAGCTGGCAGGCGTCCATGTGCCACTGGTGGCGATGCATCATGCCTACGTGGTGACTGAGCGCATCGAGGGCATTCAG AACATGCCGAACGTGCGCGATCACGATGCCTCGGTGTACCTCCGTCTCCAAGGCGATGCCCTCTCCGTGGGCGGCTATGAGTCAAACCCCATCTTCTGGGAGGAG GTATCTGAGAAATTTGCTTTTGGCCTCTTTGACCTGGACTGGGATGTTTTCACGCAGCACATCGAGGGTGCCATCAACAGGGTGCCGGTGCTGGAGAAAACGGGCATTAAATCCACCGTCTGCGGGCCAG AGTCGTTCACGGCCGACCACAAGCCGCTCATGGGGGAAGCTCCAGAAGTCCGTGGCTTCTTCCTTGGCTGTGGCTTCAACAGTGCTG GGATGATGCTGGGAGGTGGCTGCGGGAGGGAGCTGGCTCACTGGATCGTCCACGGGCGGCCGGAGAAGGACATGTACGGCTATGACATCAG GAGGTTTCACCAGTCCCTCACCGACAACAACCGCTGGATCCGGGAGCGGAGCCACGAATCCTACGCCAAGAACTACTCCGTCGTCTTCCCCCATGATGAGCCGCTGGCGGGGCGCAACATGAGGAAGGACCCCCTGCATGAG gagctgctgcagcagggctgtgttttCCAGGAGAGGCACGGCTGGGAGCGGCCGGGCTGGTTCAGCCCCAAGGGAGCAGCTCCG GTCCTGGATTACGATTATTACGGGGCCTACAGCCAGGAGCGCCACAGGGACTACGCCTACAACCAGCTGCTGGCAGACGAGTACACCTTTGACTTCCCCCCCCATCACGACACT ATCAAGAATGAATGCTTAACGTGCCGAAACGCCCTGGCTCTCTTCGACATGTCTTATTTCGGGAAGTTCTACCTGGTTGGCCCCGAAGCGACAAAAGCGGCCAACTGGCTGTTCACCGCCGACGTGAGCAAAGCGCCAG GCTCCACCGTGTACACCTGCATGCTGAACAAGCGCGGCGGCGTGGAGAGCGACCTGACGGTCAGCAGGATcagccccggggagccgggCTCCCCCCTGGCCCCCGCCTTCCAAG GGGACGGCTACTACCTGGCCATCGGCGGGGCAGTGGCGCAACACAACTGGTCGCACATCACGGCGGTGCTGCAGGACATGAAGCTCCAGTGCCAGCTCATTGACTGCTCGGAGGAGCTGGGCATGATGAGCCTGCAGGGCCCGCTCAG CCGTGCCGTCCTCCAAGAAGTGCTCGACACCGACCTCAGCAACGAGGCCTTCCCCTTCTCCACCCACAAACTCGTGAGGGCCGCGGGATGCACG GTCCGTGCCATGAGGCTGTCGTTCGTCGGCGAgatgggctgggagctgcacgTGCCCCGGGCGGACTGCGTCAGGGTGTACCGGGCGGTGATGCAGGCGGGCGCCCGGCACGGCATCGCCAACGCCGGCTACAGAGCCATCGACAGCCTCAGCATCGAGAAAG GGTACAGACACTGGCACGCAGACCTGCGCCCCGACGACACCCCGCTAGAAGCAGGCTTGGCCTTCACCTGCAAGCTCAAGTCCGGCATCCCCTTCCTGGGCCGGGAGGCTGTGGAAGCCCAAAAATCCTCAGGCATCTTCCGCCGCCTTGTGTGCTTCACCACTGACGA GAAGGTGCCGATGTTCGGCCTGGAGGCCATCTGGAGGGACGGCCAGGTGGTCGGCCACGTCCGTCGGGCAGACTTTGGGTTCGCCATCGACAAAACCATCGCCTACGGCTACATCCGCGACCCCGCGGGGGGACCC gTCTCGCTGGATTTTGTGAAGAGCGGCAGCTACCAGCTGGAGAGGATGGGGGTGAGCTACCCTGCCCGAGCACACACCAAGTCCCCGTTTGACCCGGAGAACAAGCGAGTGAAGGGCATTTACTGA